A window of the Phycicoccus sp. M110.8 genome harbors these coding sequences:
- a CDS encoding RNA polymerase sigma-70 factor — protein sequence MPSRDAEALGATVSRDAWGHDLDAAVEAFDEARPRLFGIAYRMLGSVAEAEDVVQEAWLRWQQADRPAVRNPAAFLTTVTTRLSLNVLDSARARREHYVGPWLPEPVDTSADPTLGAETAEALDAAVLVLMEKLPPEHRAAYVLREAFSYPYGDIAEILDTTAPNARQLVSRARKHVQSSRHEPVDPVRHRALLDAFVAAARDGDLERLERALAADVVSTSDGAGIAPRAARRPVVGRDKVARLVAGWSDWWAGTSLTWLETNGRPSVLVTRGDTAVALLSVSVSADGIDQLLWVMAPDKLARTGS from the coding sequence ATGCCGTCACGCGACGCCGAAGCCCTGGGCGCCACGGTGTCCCGAGACGCCTGGGGCCACGATCTCGACGCCGCCGTGGAGGCGTTCGACGAGGCGCGGCCGCGGCTGTTCGGCATCGCCTACCGGATGCTCGGGAGCGTCGCCGAGGCCGAGGACGTCGTCCAGGAGGCGTGGCTGCGCTGGCAGCAGGCCGACCGGCCGGCCGTGCGCAACCCCGCAGCGTTCCTCACCACGGTGACGACTCGGCTCTCGCTCAACGTCCTGGACTCCGCCCGCGCCCGGCGCGAGCACTACGTCGGCCCCTGGCTCCCCGAGCCCGTCGACACCAGCGCCGACCCGACGCTCGGCGCGGAGACCGCCGAGGCGCTCGACGCCGCCGTCCTGGTGCTCATGGAGAAGCTGCCGCCCGAGCACCGAGCGGCATACGTCCTGCGCGAAGCCTTCTCCTATCCGTACGGCGACATCGCCGAGATCCTCGACACCACTGCCCCCAACGCCCGCCAGCTCGTCAGCCGGGCCCGCAAGCACGTCCAGTCCAGCCGCCACGAGCCCGTCGACCCCGTCCGGCACCGTGCACTGCTGGACGCCTTCGTCGCTGCAGCCCGTGACGGCGACCTCGAGCGCCTCGAGCGCGCCCTCGCGGCCGACGTCGTCAGCACCTCAGACGGCGCCGGCATCGCGCCACGGGCCGCCCGCCGACCGGTCGTCGGCCGCGACAAGGTGGCACGCCTGGTCGCCGGCTGGTCGGACTGGTGGGCCGGCACGAGCCTGACCTGGCTCGAGACCAACGGACGCCCCTCCGTGCTCGTCACGCGGGGTGACACCGCGGTGGCGCTGCTCAGCGTCAGCGTCTCGGCCGACGGCATCGACCAGCTCCTGTGGGTCATGGCCCCGGACAAGCTGGCCCGCACGGGCAGCTAG